One window of the Allosaccharopolyspora coralli genome contains the following:
- a CDS encoding SOS response-associated peptidase, whose amino-acid sequence MCGRYAVRHDPAMLAHEFDAFDRTEGEVAPDFNVSPTRTVPVVVQRGRERTLRPVRWGLVPTWAKDTTSGPPMINARAESITTKPAYAESVAHRRCLMPATGWFEWSPGDRTRQPHLCGRSDGASLGMAAVFSAWWPQASEAPLVTCAVVTTEAVGEFADVHHRMPLVLPRRRWQEWLDPESTDVAELLSGVDSGVLTELELRPVSPEVNSIRNNHPGLLERVAPAVEPQPALFES is encoded by the coding sequence GTGTGTGGTCGCTACGCGGTCCGGCACGACCCGGCGATGCTCGCGCACGAGTTCGACGCGTTCGACCGCACCGAGGGTGAGGTCGCGCCGGATTTCAACGTCTCCCCCACGAGGACGGTCCCGGTCGTGGTGCAGCGGGGCCGGGAACGCACTCTGCGTCCGGTGCGCTGGGGGCTCGTACCGACCTGGGCGAAGGACACGACGAGCGGCCCGCCGATGATCAACGCGCGAGCGGAGTCGATCACGACCAAGCCCGCCTACGCCGAGTCGGTCGCCCACCGGCGGTGCCTGATGCCCGCGACCGGGTGGTTCGAATGGTCTCCGGGTGACCGGACCCGGCAGCCGCACCTGTGCGGACGGTCCGACGGCGCGTCGCTGGGAATGGCGGCGGTGTTCTCGGCGTGGTGGCCGCAGGCCAGCGAAGCCCCGCTGGTGACCTGTGCGGTAGTGACGACGGAGGCGGTGGGGGAGTTCGCCGACGTCCACCACCGGATGCCGCTGGTCCTGCCGCGGCGACGGTGGCAGGAGTGGCTCGATCCGGAGAGTACTGACGTCGCTGAGCTGTTGAGCGGCGTCGACAGCGGGGTGCTCACTGAGCTGGAGTTGCGCCCCGTCTCACCTGAGGTGAACAGCATCCGCAACAACCATCCCGGACTGTTGGAGCGCGTCGCCCCGGCCGTCGAGCCGCAGCCGGCGTTGTTCGAGTCATGA
- a CDS encoding SOS response-associated peptidase, with amino-acid sequence MCGRYASVKDPGRLAVEFDAFDATGEDAPGPDHNVAPTDPVYGVVQRHPRDAEGVRDLSRTERSVRVMRWGLVPKWAKDPSVGNRMINARVETVTSKPAFRTAIKYHRCLLPAEGWFEWRRDGRRKQPFFMTYGDGSSLALAAIWATWRQAGSEGPPLVSCSVLTTGAAEPLTEIHDRMPLVMPAARWEQWLDPEREDVSALLEPSPELIADLELRPVSTAVNDVRNDGPELLERVDDRSAEPAAVPLDE; translated from the coding sequence ATGTGCGGACGGTATGCGTCGGTGAAAGACCCTGGCCGGCTGGCCGTGGAGTTCGACGCGTTCGACGCCACCGGCGAGGACGCGCCGGGCCCGGACCACAACGTCGCCCCGACCGATCCGGTCTACGGCGTCGTCCAGCGCCATCCGCGCGACGCCGAGGGTGTCCGCGACCTCTCGCGGACCGAACGCAGCGTGCGGGTGATGCGGTGGGGGTTGGTGCCGAAGTGGGCGAAGGACCCGTCGGTCGGCAACCGCATGATCAATGCGCGGGTGGAGACCGTCACCTCGAAGCCCGCGTTCCGAACGGCGATCAAGTACCACCGGTGTCTGCTTCCGGCGGAGGGCTGGTTCGAGTGGCGGCGGGACGGTCGGCGTAAGCAGCCGTTCTTCATGACATACGGCGACGGGTCGAGTCTGGCGCTGGCGGCGATCTGGGCGACGTGGCGGCAGGCGGGCTCCGAGGGGCCGCCACTGGTGAGCTGTTCGGTGCTCACGACCGGCGCGGCGGAGCCGTTGACCGAGATCCACGACCGGATGCCGCTGGTGATGCCTGCCGCTCGCTGGGAGCAGTGGCTGGACCCGGAACGGGAGGACGTCTCGGCGCTGCTGGAGCCGTCGCCGGAGCTGATCGCGGACTTGGAGCTGCGGCCGGTGTCGACGGCGGTCAACGACGTCCGCAACGACGGTCCAGAGCTGCTGGAACGGGTCGACGATCGGTCGGCGGAGCCCGCGGCGGTACCTTTGGACGAGTGA
- the aroA gene encoding 3-phosphoshikimate 1-carboxyvinyltransferase, with translation MTQLWTAPTAPGPVQAVVTVPGSKSITNRALVLTALATAPSTLRAPLRSRDTELMASALRALGTRIDDTDDGGWHVTPAEPHGPAIVDTGLAGTVMRFVPPVAALATGNVEFDGDPRARERPMDTVLDALRTLGAEVAGSNLPFTLHGTGHVPGGTVTIDASASSQFVSGLLLSGARFDRGVTVLHDGEPVPSLPHIEMTVAMLRDAGVVVDDSEPNRWQVAPGPISPRDVDVEPDLSNATPFLAAAAATGGSVTVPGWPRHTDQAGDRIRDILVTMGAEVRLDDTGLTVHGPAELGGIDIDLHDVGELAPTVAALAALATTPSHLHGIGHLRGHETDRLAALDAELSALGGQVRRTDDGLRITPRPLHGGTWHSYADHRMATAGAILGLRVPGVEVDDIATTAKTLPDFPGQWSTMLLSPAVGA, from the coding sequence ATGACGCAGCTGTGGACCGCCCCGACCGCCCCCGGACCCGTGCAGGCGGTCGTCACGGTTCCCGGCTCCAAGTCGATCACCAACCGCGCACTGGTGCTCACCGCGCTCGCCACGGCACCGTCGACGCTCCGCGCGCCGCTGCGCAGCCGGGACACCGAACTCATGGCCTCGGCCCTGCGCGCGCTCGGCACCCGCATCGACGACACCGACGACGGGGGCTGGCACGTGACGCCCGCCGAGCCACACGGCCCTGCCATCGTCGACACCGGTCTCGCGGGAACCGTCATGCGATTCGTACCCCCGGTTGCGGCCCTGGCGACCGGAAACGTCGAGTTCGACGGGGACCCACGCGCCCGAGAACGCCCCATGGACACGGTCCTCGACGCACTGCGCACACTCGGCGCCGAGGTCGCCGGCTCGAACCTGCCGTTCACGCTGCACGGGACCGGACACGTGCCGGGCGGGACGGTCACCATCGACGCCTCCGCCTCCTCGCAGTTCGTCTCCGGCCTGCTGCTCTCCGGCGCCCGGTTCGACCGGGGGGTCACCGTGCTGCACGACGGGGAACCAGTGCCGTCCCTGCCGCACATCGAGATGACCGTGGCCATGCTGCGCGACGCGGGCGTGGTCGTCGACGACAGCGAACCGAACCGCTGGCAGGTGGCGCCGGGGCCGATCTCCCCGCGCGACGTCGACGTCGAACCCGACCTGTCCAACGCGACCCCGTTCCTGGCCGCCGCGGCCGCTACCGGCGGCAGCGTCACGGTCCCCGGCTGGCCCCGCCACACCGACCAGGCGGGCGACCGCATCCGGGACATCCTGGTGACCATGGGAGCCGAAGTGCGGCTGGACGACACCGGCCTCACCGTGCACGGCCCGGCCGAGCTCGGCGGCATCGACATCGACCTTCACGACGTCGGGGAACTCGCCCCCACCGTGGCCGCGCTCGCCGCGCTCGCCACGACGCCCTCACACCTGCACGGCATCGGCCACCTGCGCGGCCACGAGACCGACCGGCTCGCCGCGCTCGACGCGGAACTGAGCGCCCTCGGCGGGCAGGTCAGGCGAACCGACGACGGCCTGCGCATCACGCCGCGCCCGCTGCACGGCGGCACGTGGCACTCCTACGCCGACCACCGGATGGCCACCGCAGGGGCGATCCTCGGCCTCCGTGTGCCCGGCGTCGAGGTCGACGACATCGCCACCACGGCCAAGACGTTGCCCGACTTCCCCGGCCAGTGGTCGACGATGCTGCTGTCCCCCGCGGTCGGAGCCTGA
- the rsgA gene encoding ribosome small subunit-dependent GTPase A, giving the protein MGKRGWRDLDESDVRVRPGRRSSRPRSKRRPEHADAETAMVVAVDRGRWTCAVDGDPERRVTAMRARELGRTPVVIGDRVGLVGDTSGAPDTLARIIRVQDRTSVLRRTADDTDPYERVVVANAEQLLIVTALADPPPRTGFVDRCLVAAYAGGLEPVLCLTKADLAAADELIATYSALDMPVVVTRMDTDPQDVRDRLDGRVSALVGHSGVGKSTLVNQLVPDAERATGEVSDVGKGRHVSTSAVALALPGRGWVVDTPGIRSFGLAHVTPDDVTAAFEGFAEAAEECPPNCGHLGGDDDPDCHLDTFVDDGHGSAEQLASLRRLLLSRAGRSPDG; this is encoded by the coding sequence ATGGGCAAGCGCGGCTGGCGGGACCTCGACGAGTCCGACGTCCGGGTCCGACCTGGCCGACGAAGCAGCAGGCCGCGCAGCAAACGCCGCCCGGAACACGCCGACGCCGAGACCGCGATGGTCGTCGCTGTCGACCGCGGCCGCTGGACCTGCGCCGTCGACGGCGACCCCGAACGGCGCGTCACCGCGATGCGGGCCCGCGAACTCGGCCGCACCCCCGTCGTCATCGGCGATCGGGTCGGACTCGTCGGCGACACCTCCGGCGCACCGGACACCCTCGCCCGCATCATCCGCGTCCAGGACCGCACCAGCGTGCTGCGCCGCACCGCCGACGACACCGACCCGTACGAGCGAGTCGTCGTCGCCAACGCCGAACAACTCCTCATCGTCACCGCCCTCGCCGACCCGCCGCCGCGCACCGGGTTCGTCGACCGCTGCCTCGTCGCCGCCTACGCGGGCGGCCTGGAACCGGTCCTGTGCCTGACGAAGGCCGACCTCGCCGCCGCCGACGAACTGATCGCCACGTACTCCGCCCTCGACATGCCCGTGGTCGTCACCCGGATGGACACCGACCCGCAGGACGTACGAGACCGTCTCGACGGACGCGTCTCCGCGCTCGTCGGCCACTCCGGAGTCGGCAAGTCGACGCTGGTCAACCAACTCGTGCCGGACGCCGAACGGGCCACCGGCGAGGTCAGCGACGTCGGCAAGGGCCGCCACGTGTCCACCTCCGCGGTCGCCCTCGCGCTCCCCGGTCGCGGCTGGGTCGTCGACACACCCGGCATCCGCTCGTTCGGGCTCGCCCACGTCACACCCGACGACGTCACCGCGGCGTTCGAAGGATTCGCCGAAGCCGCCGAGGAATGCCCACCGAACTGCGGGCATCTGGGCGGGGACGACGACCCCGACTGTCACCTCGACACGTTCGTCGACGACGGACACGGCAGTGCGGAGCAGCTCGCCTCCCTCCGGCGGTTGCTGCTCTCCCGCGCGGGACGCTCCCCGGACGGCTGA
- a CDS encoding DUF6912 family protein — translation MRIYVPATMRMLRSLVDEQRLQPLSGTAFALTPALRESYAIGDTEELEYAAQREAARACLRLIASELEEDDKTDVRRVVVSADIDDVTLRPDLDNAVVRLAYPVPWKKVAAVHVDGADAEQAVRDAVAVVDAADLGDADAEFTLGEAEDHELLWYAPQEVPFLLELM, via the coding sequence ATGAGGATCTACGTACCCGCGACGATGCGCATGCTGCGTTCGCTGGTGGACGAACAGCGTCTCCAGCCGTTGAGCGGAACGGCGTTCGCGTTGACCCCGGCACTGCGCGAGTCCTACGCCATCGGCGACACCGAGGAACTCGAGTACGCGGCGCAGCGCGAAGCGGCCCGCGCCTGTCTGCGGCTGATCGCCTCCGAACTCGAGGAGGACGACAAGACCGACGTGCGGCGCGTGGTGGTCTCCGCGGACATCGACGACGTGACCTTGCGGCCCGACCTCGACAACGCGGTCGTGCGGCTCGCCTACCCGGTCCCGTGGAAGAAGGTCGCCGCGGTTCACGTCGACGGTGCCGACGCCGAGCAGGCCGTCCGCGATGCCGTTGCCGTCGTCGACGCCGCCGATCTCGGGGACGCCGACGCGGAGTTCACCCTCGGCGAGGCGGAGGATCACGAGTTGCTCTGGTACGCCCCCCAGGAAGTCCCGTTTCTCCTCGAACTCATGTAA
- a CDS encoding WS/DGAT/MGAT family O-acyltransferase has translation MSDRLSALDASFLYLEDYTTPMHVGGVALFRRPRAGFDYDRVLSLIEQRLSLVPRYRQKVVQVPGRLARPVWVDDQDFDITYHVRRSALPKPGRDAQLHELTARLMSRKLDHTRPLWEVYLVEGLSKNRVAVITKTHQAMVDGTGALDIGQVIFDVAPNPKTQPEDDLWMPRPQQGSVGLVMEAVTDAVQRPGEIVENVRSAALDFTATAGKVVNAVGGLATAVRAAASPTPGGPLNVPTSTQRRFAVARARLDEFRAIRQAHGGTVNDVVLALVSGALRNWLLSRGEVVTGSTTVRAMVPLSIRLDEEAPQNGARKVGEIGNRVSGYLVDLPVGESNPVVRLHHIRHQMRAHAESGHSVAAEALVQVSGFAPPTLHALGARVANGMSDRLFNVLVTNVPGPQVPLYAAGAKMVEMFPVVPLAKNQALTIGVTSYDGGMYFGLNGDRDAMSDVDVLAAVIRESMDEMMGTVE, from the coding sequence ATGTCCGATCGACTGTCCGCACTCGACGCGTCCTTCCTGTATCTCGAGGACTACACGACGCCGATGCACGTCGGGGGCGTGGCCTTGTTCCGCCGCCCCCGTGCGGGATTCGACTACGATCGGGTGCTGTCGCTGATCGAACAGCGGCTCTCGCTGGTGCCGCGCTACCGGCAGAAGGTGGTGCAGGTACCGGGCAGGCTCGCCCGTCCGGTGTGGGTCGACGACCAGGACTTCGACATCACTTACCACGTGCGCCGCTCCGCGCTGCCGAAACCGGGCCGGGACGCGCAGCTGCACGAGCTCACCGCCCGGCTGATGTCCAGGAAGCTCGACCACACTCGCCCCTTGTGGGAGGTCTATCTGGTCGAAGGGTTGTCGAAGAACCGGGTCGCGGTGATCACGAAGACGCACCAGGCGATGGTGGACGGCACCGGTGCCCTCGACATCGGACAGGTCATCTTCGACGTCGCGCCGAATCCGAAGACGCAACCCGAGGACGACCTGTGGATGCCGCGTCCGCAGCAGGGTTCGGTGGGCCTGGTGATGGAGGCCGTGACCGACGCGGTTCAACGCCCGGGCGAGATCGTGGAGAACGTGCGTTCCGCTGCGCTCGACTTCACCGCGACAGCGGGCAAGGTCGTCAACGCCGTGGGTGGTTTGGCGACGGCGGTCCGGGCGGCCGCGTCACCTACTCCGGGCGGACCGCTGAACGTGCCGACCTCGACGCAACGACGCTTCGCGGTGGCCAGGGCCAGACTCGACGAGTTCCGTGCCATTCGGCAGGCCCACGGGGGCACCGTCAACGACGTGGTGCTGGCTCTCGTCTCCGGTGCGCTCCGGAACTGGCTGCTCTCCCGTGGCGAGGTCGTCACGGGTTCGACGACCGTGCGAGCGATGGTGCCGCTGTCGATCCGCCTCGACGAGGAGGCACCGCAGAACGGGGCCCGGAAGGTCGGCGAGATCGGCAATCGCGTGTCCGGGTATCTCGTGGACCTTCCGGTGGGGGAATCGAACCCGGTGGTGCGGTTGCATCACATCCGGCATCAGATGCGTGCGCACGCCGAGTCCGGGCATTCCGTGGCTGCCGAAGCCCTGGTGCAGGTCTCCGGGTTCGCGCCGCCGACCTTGCACGCGTTGGGTGCTCGCGTGGCCAACGGGATGTCGGACCGGTTGTTCAACGTGCTCGTCACGAACGTGCCGGGGCCGCAGGTGCCCCTGTACGCGGCGGGCGCGAAGATGGTGGAGATGTTCCCCGTGGTGCCCTTGGCGAAGAACCAGGCGCTCACGATCGGGGTGACCTCCTACGACGGCGGAATGTACTTCGGGCTCAACGGGGACCGCGACGCGATGTCCGATGTGGACGTGCTCGCGGCGGTGATCCGGGAGTCGATGGACGAGATGATGGGGACGGTCGAGTGA
- a CDS encoding TrmH family RNA methyltransferase: MHTDVSPKDKFVTVYGRKPVLEALHDYDLRVDKVVIAEGLRGPAVTEIKEAAGDRAVKVQRASAHRVKVLAGNGRHDQGVLADVVARRMRPLQDALSDPATAPRTVLLLDGITTPGNVGMILRTATAAGIDGVVVPHRGVATLDPLVIKASAGVAFHAPVLRCTTAGDAAELLSDAGYPLYALDAKGRRDLYSAELGPRSVFVLGSETAGLSGDVRARIGEDVSIPMCGGVESLNVASAAAVVCFELQRRINTIG, from the coding sequence GTGCACACCGACGTTTCCCCGAAGGACAAGTTCGTCACCGTCTATGGGCGCAAACCCGTCCTGGAGGCGTTGCACGACTACGACCTCAGGGTGGACAAAGTCGTCATTGCCGAAGGTCTGCGCGGCCCTGCGGTGACGGAGATCAAGGAAGCCGCAGGCGACCGTGCCGTCAAGGTGCAGCGCGCCAGCGCCCACCGAGTCAAGGTGCTCGCGGGCAACGGTCGCCACGACCAGGGTGTGCTCGCCGACGTCGTCGCCCGCAGGATGCGGCCGTTGCAAGACGCACTCTCCGACCCCGCCACCGCGCCGCGTACCGTGCTGCTGCTCGACGGAATCACCACACCGGGCAACGTCGGGATGATCCTGCGCACCGCCACAGCGGCGGGCATCGACGGCGTCGTCGTGCCGCATCGGGGAGTCGCGACGCTCGACCCGCTCGTCATCAAGGCCTCGGCCGGAGTGGCGTTCCACGCACCCGTGCTCCGCTGCACCACCGCCGGCGACGCTGCGGAGCTGCTCTCCGACGCCGGGTACCCGCTCTACGCGCTCGACGCGAAGGGCCGGCGGGACTTGTACTCGGCGGAGCTCGGTCCTCGGTCTGTTTTCGTCCTGGGAAGCGAGACCGCCGGACTCTCCGGGGATGTCCGGGCACGCATCGGAGAAGACGTCAGCATCCCGATGTGTGGCGGAGTCGAGTCATTGAACGTGGCCAGCGCCGCCGCGGTCGTGTGCTTCGAACTCCAGCGCCGCATCAACACCATCGGATGA
- a CDS encoding HAD-IA family hydrolase, with the protein MRALILDFGGVMTDLGGGSGADEPPMVTATRAVRAAGLRTALLSNADGGFDQPEWAELFDAVVVSGTVGVAKPDPEAYALTARRLEVPPEQCVFVDDLRRNVDGAVAVGMVGVHHHSARGTVDELEALFGLSLRGQPL; encoded by the coding sequence ATGCGCGCGCTGATTCTGGATTTCGGCGGAGTGATGACCGATCTCGGTGGCGGTTCCGGGGCCGACGAGCCGCCGATGGTCACCGCGACGCGGGCGGTGCGGGCAGCGGGGCTCAGGACGGCGCTGCTGTCGAACGCCGACGGGGGGTTCGACCAGCCGGAGTGGGCCGAGCTCTTCGACGCGGTCGTGGTCTCCGGAACGGTCGGTGTCGCCAAGCCGGACCCTGAGGCGTACGCGTTGACGGCCCGCCGTCTCGAGGTACCGCCCGAGCAATGCGTGTTCGTCGATGATCTGCGGCGCAACGTCGACGGCGCGGTCGCGGTGGGAATGGTGGGTGTGCACCACCACTCGGCGCGCGGAACGGTGGACGAGCTCGAAGCGCTCTTCGGGCTCTCCCTCCGCGGACAGCCCCTCTGA
- a CDS encoding Rv3235 family protein, producing MLATAPAPTTPATGASVAALTPTVRHAPVPVPPRAGGTPSAHAIATRLAVALTDVLAARRSPHQLRSRLTPLTLGLLTRQLSATPLLARTFRVHSVHACPTTRRSIEASAVLTGVTRSRALALRIEHRDEQWICSALSLL from the coding sequence ATGCTCGCTACGGCACCAGCACCAACCACCCCAGCCACCGGAGCCTCCGTGGCCGCGCTGACCCCGACGGTCCGGCACGCACCCGTCCCGGTGCCGCCGCGAGCCGGCGGCACACCGAGCGCGCACGCGATCGCCACCCGCCTTGCAGTCGCCCTCACGGACGTCCTCGCGGCTCGACGATCACCGCATCAACTCCGCAGCAGATTGACCCCGCTCACGCTGGGCCTGCTCACGCGCCAGCTGTCAGCAACACCGCTGCTCGCGCGGACCTTCCGGGTGCACTCGGTCCACGCGTGCCCGACCACGCGCCGCAGCATCGAGGCCAGCGCGGTGCTGACCGGCGTCACACGCAGCAGGGCACTCGCGTTGCGGATCGAGCATCGGGACGAGCAGTGGATCTGTTCCGCGCTGTCACTGCTCTGA